The Niallia alba genome includes a window with the following:
- a CDS encoding ATP-grasp domain-containing protein yields the protein MKKRIWFNQWFTTVAHFIEMIRYNSDGIEFEVYGTSTNENALYLSYCDAAFMEPDTYGEEYVQFCIAFCRTHSIDIFVPRKENVLISKHIKQFTELGVKVLVCPDARLMEMLDDKEATYRLIENHSLLKNYVSIPEYFIVTNAEAFKTAYNRLKEMGHKVCFKPVIGEGGNGFRLIKDQLDTIEELFYKGVSHQITFEHAYSILKQQAVFPPLMVLEYLDGTEYSIDCLALDGELMAAIPRKKGKGRVRELEENQELITLAEKINEALEIPFVYNIQVKYKDGKPKLLEINPRMSGGLHYSCLAGINMPYRAVKVLIMGNKAIERIEPHFGIKSSYLEKEVILKDITEKISQERAFFS from the coding sequence ATGAAGAAAAGAATTTGGTTTAATCAATGGTTCACAACTGTTGCACACTTTATTGAAATGATTCGGTATAATTCAGATGGGATTGAATTTGAAGTATACGGTACATCTACCAATGAAAATGCTCTCTATTTAAGTTACTGTGATGCTGCATTTATGGAGCCTGATACATATGGGGAAGAGTATGTTCAATTCTGCATAGCGTTTTGTCGTACACATTCGATAGATATATTTGTTCCTCGTAAGGAAAATGTTCTTATTTCCAAGCACATTAAGCAATTTACTGAGTTGGGAGTGAAGGTACTGGTTTGTCCAGATGCTCGGTTAATGGAAATGCTCGATGATAAGGAAGCTACCTATCGATTAATAGAAAATCACTCTCTCTTGAAAAACTATGTTTCGATTCCAGAGTACTTCATTGTAACGAATGCAGAAGCATTTAAAACAGCGTATAACCGCTTAAAGGAGATGGGACATAAAGTATGCTTCAAGCCTGTAATAGGAGAAGGCGGCAACGGTTTTCGATTAATTAAAGATCAATTGGATACCATTGAGGAGTTATTTTACAAAGGCGTTTCCCATCAAATCACCTTTGAACATGCATACAGTATTTTGAAACAACAAGCAGTATTTCCTCCTTTAATGGTGCTGGAATATTTGGATGGGACAGAGTATAGTATTGACTGTTTAGCCCTTGATGGAGAACTAATGGCAGCTATCCCAAGAAAAAAAGGCAAAGGAAGAGTAAGGGAATTAGAAGAAAATCAAGAATTAATAACATTAGCAGAAAAAATAAATGAAGCTTTGGAGATTCCATTTGTCTATAATATTCAAGTTAAATATAAGGATGGAAAGCCGAAACTATTAGAGATTAATCCGAGGATGTCGGGAGGACTCCATTATAGCTGTCTTGCAGGAATCAATATGCCTTATCGAGCGGTAAAGGTATTAATAATGGGCAATAAAGCTATAGAACGTATAGAGCCACATTTTGGAATTAAATCAAGCTATTTAGAAAAGGAAGTCATATTGAAAGATATTACTGAAAAAATTTCACAGGAAAGAGCGTTTTTTTCCTAA
- a CDS encoding YfhE family protein gives MEGKKKQKPKHTLSSMQAVTYQNEFKIADRAASRKDNK, from the coding sequence GTGGAAGGAAAGAAAAAACAAAAACCGAAGCATACACTATCTAGCATGCAAGCAGTAACATATCAGAATGAATTTAAAATAGCTGATCGAGCTGCTAGTAGAAAAGATAATAAATAA
- the recX gene encoding recombination regulator RecX, giving the protein MIISKITRQKELNDRYNIFTMKQGKDVYAFSVDEAVLVKYQLRKGMELDSLLLNQIQYTDEIRKGYHTAVRYLAKVKRTEMEVRTHLSAKMENDSLVSEVMTKLTDMKFIDDEDYAFSYVRTQRNTTTKGPEAIKRELKEKGIRMELIDRAMEELSYEDQVLAAQKIVVKFLAGKNKDSKKILMQKLDQTLVRKGYTADIIQEVKRMPEILEMDTDELETVRIHGEKARRKYAKYTGYEFTQKMKQFLYRKGFSMDLIEQYLDEIEREI; this is encoded by the coding sequence ATGATTATAAGTAAAATTACAAGGCAAAAGGAATTGAATGACCGCTACAATATATTTACGATGAAGCAGGGCAAAGATGTTTATGCCTTTAGTGTGGATGAGGCTGTATTAGTTAAATACCAGTTGCGAAAAGGGATGGAGTTAGATTCTCTTTTATTAAATCAAATCCAGTATACGGATGAAATAAGAAAAGGCTATCATACGGCAGTTAGATATTTGGCTAAAGTGAAAAGAACGGAAATGGAAGTAAGAACACATCTCTCTGCTAAAATGGAAAATGATTCATTAGTTTCGGAAGTGATGACGAAATTAACAGATATGAAATTTATCGATGATGAAGATTATGCTTTTTCTTATGTGCGCACCCAGCGCAATACGACAACAAAAGGGCCAGAAGCAATTAAAAGAGAACTGAAGGAAAAAGGAATTCGGATGGAATTAATTGATCGTGCGATGGAGGAGCTTTCCTATGAGGATCAAGTGCTGGCGGCCCAAAAGATTGTTGTAAAGTTTTTAGCTGGAAAGAACAAGGATTCAAAGAAGATATTAATGCAGAAGCTAGATCAGACACTAGTGAGAAAGGGCTATACAGCTGATATTATTCAAGAAGTAAAAAGAATGCCGGAGATTCTTGAAATGGATACAGATGAATTAGAAACCGTTCGTATTCATGGCGAGAAGGCAAGAAGAAAATATGCTAAATATACAGGATATGAATTTACGCAAAAGATGAAGCAATTTTTATACCGTAAAGGATTCTCGATGGATCTTATCGAACAGTATTTAGACGAAATAGAAAGGGAAATCTAA
- a CDS encoding YfhH family protein produces the protein MLTKRYSMMTEHELRMEISTLNDQAKKAEQLGMVNEYAVLERKAVLAKSYLLDPKEYKANEVYEIEGAPGVLFQIDYMNGVFAWGRRKVEGSQEEGIPIALLKKKK, from the coding sequence ATGCTGACAAAAAGATATAGCATGATGACAGAACATGAGCTCCGTATGGAAATATCCACTTTAAATGATCAAGCAAAAAAGGCAGAACAGCTTGGAATGGTTAATGAATATGCCGTTTTAGAAAGAAAAGCGGTTCTTGCAAAATCCTATTTATTAGATCCGAAAGAATATAAAGCAAATGAAGTATATGAAATAGAAGGAGCTCCTGGAGTTCTTTTTCAAATCGATTATATGAATGGTGTGTTTGCCTGGGGAAGACGCAAGGTGGAAGGCAGCCAAGAAGAAGGGATTCCTATCGCCCTTTTAAAAAAGAAAAAATGA
- a CDS encoding small, acid-soluble spore protein K → MGNVDNPNDVKLEGEPRAKAEYASKRANGTINTHPQERMHASSHRKPKK, encoded by the coding sequence ATGGGAAATGTAGATAATCCAAATGATGTTAAGCTTGAAGGGGAACCGAGAGCGAAAGCGGAATACGCTTCTAAAAGAGCAAATGGCACAATCAATACACATCCTCAAGAGAGAATGCACGCTTCCTCTCATCGCAAACCTAAAAAATAA
- a CDS encoding YfhJ family protein: MHEAQKKLVERLLELNSFISVGQAQTWVELLWEDFEATYAKAGRKYQGEEVTEKVVSQWIENYGGKLHEFVAENPKYKEFLTDDKKKLH; encoded by the coding sequence ATGCATGAAGCACAAAAGAAATTAGTCGAACGGCTATTAGAGCTTAATTCTTTTATTTCAGTAGGGCAAGCACAGACATGGGTTGAATTATTATGGGAAGATTTTGAAGCTACTTATGCCAAAGCGGGTCGGAAATATCAAGGCGAAGAAGTAACAGAAAAAGTAGTCAGCCAGTGGATTGAGAACTATGGTGGAAAGCTTCATGAATTTGTGGCAGAAAACCCAAAATATAAAGAATTCCTGACAGATGACAAAAAGAAATTACATTAA
- a CDS encoding metal-dependent hydrolase: MDTGTHIVMGIALGGLATLDPVVASNPATTTSVIIATIIGSQIPDIDTVLKLRNNAVYIRNHRGVTHSIPAVILWPLVILAVLYPVFPGVNLFHLWLWTFIAVFLHVFVDIFNAYGTQALRPFTNKWVALGIINTFDPIIFSLHIVAILFWVFGANPGYTFLTLFIVLIGYYLLRIFTQLKVKRSVKKMIPDATEIILSPTMRYNHWRIAVMTEDSFYVGRSHQHEIEIYDKFHRTPVPSTPVLAAAQKDKNLSAFLSFSPVFRWEVQELEDQYQVRFIDLRYRSNGHYPFVAVVHLDLNLNIITSYTGWIFSEDKLKKKLDILTN, translated from the coding sequence TTGGATACAGGAACACATATCGTTATGGGGATTGCTCTTGGTGGGCTTGCTACACTAGACCCTGTTGTTGCTTCAAACCCTGCAACAACGACAAGTGTCATCATCGCAACAATCATCGGTTCACAAATACCAGATATCGATACAGTTTTAAAATTAAGAAACAATGCTGTTTATATACGCAATCATCGTGGCGTAACGCACTCCATACCGGCAGTCATCTTATGGCCGCTAGTCATTCTTGCGGTTCTGTACCCAGTTTTTCCAGGGGTGAATCTATTCCATTTATGGCTGTGGACTTTTATAGCGGTCTTCCTGCATGTTTTTGTTGATATTTTCAATGCTTATGGAACACAGGCCCTACGTCCTTTTACAAATAAATGGGTTGCATTAGGGATTATTAATACATTTGATCCAATCATTTTCTCTCTGCATATTGTAGCTATCTTGTTTTGGGTATTTGGCGCAAATCCTGGATATACCTTTTTAACCCTTTTTATTGTGCTTATTGGCTATTATTTACTTCGCATCTTTACACAGCTGAAGGTAAAAAGAAGTGTTAAAAAGATGATTCCAGATGCAACGGAAATTATTTTATCACCAACAATGAGATATAACCATTGGCGTATCGCGGTTATGACAGAGGACTCCTTTTATGTTGGCCGCTCTCATCAGCACGAAATTGAAATTTACGATAAATTCCATCGCACTCCGGTTCCAAGTACACCGGTACTTGCAGCAGCACAAAAAGATAAGAACTTATCTGCCTTCTTATCCTTTTCTCCTGTATTCCGTTGGGAAGTACAGGAACTGGAAGACCAATACCAAGTTCGGTTTATTGACTTACGCTATCGAAGTAATGGACATTATCCGTTTGTGGCTGTCGTTCATCTTGATTTAAACTTGAATATCATAACCTCTTACACAGGATGGATCTTTAGTGAAGATAAACTAAAGAAGAAACTCGATATCCTTACCAACTAG
- the mutY gene encoding A/G-specific adenine glycosylase, whose product MTERQEIIKNQVNVEQFREDLLNWFTEEQRELPWRQDQDPYKVWVSEIMLQQTKVDTVIPYFNRFVSQFPTIEALSKAEEEKVLKAWEGLGYYSRARNLHAAVKEVHEKYGGKVPNTPKEIAGLKGVGPYTAGAILSIAYGVPEPAVDGNVMRVLSRILSIWEDIAKPKTRKTFEEAVRVLISHENPSYFNQALMELGALICTPTSPSCLLCPVREHCHAFDEGTVTELPVKTKSKKQKTVQLAAVVLTDENGRTLIHKRPNTGLLANLWEFPNMEIVQVLRSEKTQLEEKLLEDYQAKVEVGEMITRIEHVFSHLIWNINVYSGKLIDLKEEKEDLRRVNAEEIEPFPFPVSHQKMLKFLPEQVKKG is encoded by the coding sequence GTGACAGAAAGGCAAGAAATCATTAAAAATCAAGTGAATGTCGAGCAATTTAGAGAAGATTTATTAAATTGGTTTACGGAAGAACAAAGAGAGCTTCCATGGAGACAAGATCAAGATCCCTATAAAGTATGGGTATCTGAAATCATGCTCCAGCAAACAAAGGTCGATACGGTTATCCCATATTTTAATCGATTCGTTTCTCAATTTCCAACAATAGAGGCATTGTCTAAAGCGGAAGAAGAGAAGGTATTAAAAGCTTGGGAAGGATTGGGGTATTATTCAAGAGCAAGAAATTTACATGCTGCCGTTAAGGAAGTTCATGAAAAATACGGAGGAAAAGTTCCTAACACGCCTAAAGAAATTGCAGGCTTAAAGGGAGTCGGCCCCTACACAGCTGGCGCGATTTTAAGTATTGCATATGGAGTGCCAGAGCCGGCAGTAGATGGAAATGTAATGAGAGTTTTATCAAGAATCCTATCTATTTGGGAAGATATCGCCAAACCGAAAACAAGAAAAACATTTGAAGAAGCAGTACGTGTTCTTATCTCGCATGAGAATCCTTCTTATTTTAATCAAGCACTTATGGAACTTGGTGCCCTAATTTGTACACCTACTTCTCCTTCGTGTCTGCTTTGTCCAGTGAGGGAACATTGTCATGCCTTTGATGAAGGGACAGTAACAGAGCTTCCTGTAAAGACAAAAAGTAAGAAACAAAAGACGGTACAGCTTGCGGCAGTCGTCTTGACAGATGAGAATGGAAGAACATTGATTCATAAGCGACCAAATACAGGGTTGCTGGCGAATCTATGGGAGTTTCCTAATATGGAAATCGTTCAAGTGTTGAGAAGTGAGAAAACACAGCTTGAAGAAAAGCTTTTAGAAGACTATCAGGCTAAAGTGGAAGTTGGCGAAATGATTACAAGAATTGAACATGTTTTTTCCCATTTAATTTGGAATATCAATGTATATAGTGGAAAATTAATTGATTTAAAAGAGGAAAAAGAAGATTTACGAAGAGTGAATGCAGAAGAAATTGAACCTTTCCCGTTCCCAGTGTCTCATCAAAAGATGCTGAAATTTTTACCAGAGCAAGTGAAGAAAGGGTGA
- the fabL gene encoding enoyl-[acyl-carrier-protein] reductase FabL: MTNKVALITGSSRGIGKETAIRLAKEGYDIVINYARSKKAAQETADEITALGRKVLLVKANVGDVDKIKAMFAAVKEEFGRLDVFINNAASGVLRPIMELEESHWNWTMNINSKALLFCAQEAAKLMDKGGKIVSISSLGAIRYLENYTTVGVSKAAVEALTRYLAVELAPKNIVVNAVSGGAVDTEALTHFPNREELLQAAAEKTPAGRMVEMEDLVNAVMFLVSDDSSMIRGQTIIVDGGISLLV; encoded by the coding sequence ATGACAAACAAAGTAGCATTAATTACCGGAAGTAGTAGAGGAATTGGAAAAGAAACAGCGATCCGCTTAGCAAAAGAAGGCTATGATATTGTAATAAACTATGCAAGAAGCAAAAAGGCAGCACAAGAAACAGCTGATGAAATTACGGCATTAGGAAGAAAAGTTCTATTAGTAAAAGCAAATGTTGGCGATGTGGATAAAATAAAAGCAATGTTTGCAGCAGTAAAAGAAGAATTTGGAAGACTCGATGTTTTTATTAATAATGCAGCATCTGGGGTATTAAGACCAATTATGGAATTAGAAGAATCTCATTGGAATTGGACGATGAATATTAACAGTAAAGCATTATTATTCTGTGCTCAAGAAGCGGCAAAGTTAATGGATAAAGGTGGCAAAATTGTTAGCATCAGTTCATTAGGAGCGATTCGCTATTTAGAGAACTATACAACTGTTGGTGTTAGTAAAGCGGCAGTTGAGGCATTAACAAGATATTTAGCGGTTGAATTAGCACCGAAAAATATTGTGGTAAATGCCGTGTCCGGTGGTGCAGTAGATACAGAAGCTTTAACACATTTCCCAAATAGAGAAGAATTGCTTCAAGCTGCCGCTGAAAAAACACCTGCTGGCAGAATGGTTGAAATGGAAGACCTTGTTAATGCAGTTATGTTTTTAGTAAGTGACGATTCAAGCATGATCAGAGGACAAACGATTATTGTTGATGGTGGTATTTCATTACTAGTATAA
- a CDS encoding gamma-type small acid-soluble spore protein → MAKKSGVTQTGTNIQEVKQQNAQSAGQGQYGTEFASETSTAEVKKYNQQAEAKKAKNSSK, encoded by the coding sequence ATGGCTAAAAAATCTGGTGTAACTCAAACTGGAACTAACATTCAAGAAGTAAAACAACAAAACGCTCAATCTGCTGGTCAAGGTCAGTATGGTACTGAATTTGCTAGCGAAACAAGCACTGCAGAAGTAAAAAAATATAACCAACAAGCAGAAGCTAAAAAAGCTAAAAACTCTAGCAAATAA
- a CDS encoding YgaB family protein has protein sequence MDVFNGLVGEQMRIMEKLLYLQGELERCEEIEAQLQILQKETELKEVQIEIINMKEELKEIQKIFEIQTEKVIRVYQENELKLSSSS, from the coding sequence ATGGATGTATTTAACGGATTAGTTGGAGAACAAATGCGAATAATGGAAAAACTGTTATATTTACAAGGCGAATTAGAACGGTGTGAAGAAATAGAGGCACAATTACAAATACTACAAAAAGAAACGGAATTAAAAGAAGTGCAAATAGAAATTATTAACATGAAAGAAGAGCTTAAAGAAATACAGAAAATTTTTGAAATCCAAACAGAAAAGGTCATTAGAGTCTACCAAGAAAATGAACTGAAACTATCTTCTAGTTCATAA
- the ntdP gene encoding nucleoside tri-diphosphate phosphatase, whose amino-acid sequence MGVPIEGEPIQIHSYKHNGHIHRIWDETTILKGTQNLIIGGNDRTIVTESDGRTWVTREPAICYFHSQQWFNVIGMLREDGIHYYCNLSSPFIYDGEALKYIDYDLDIKIFPDMTFNLLDEDEYERHRQEMKYPEVIDHILKTQVNQLIQWIRQRKGPFAPDFVDLWYERYLTYRS is encoded by the coding sequence ATGGGCGTACCTATCGAGGGTGAACCAATACAAATTCACAGTTACAAGCATAATGGGCACATCCATCGAATCTGGGACGAAACAACGATACTTAAAGGGACGCAGAACTTAATAATAGGTGGTAATGATCGTACAATTGTTACGGAATCAGATGGAAGAACGTGGGTAACGCGTGAACCTGCAATCTGTTATTTTCATTCACAACAATGGTTTAATGTCATTGGCATGCTTAGAGAAGATGGCATTCATTATTATTGCAACCTAAGCTCCCCGTTTATATACGATGGAGAGGCACTTAAGTATATTGATTATGATTTGGATATCAAAATATTTCCGGATATGACATTTAATTTATTAGATGAAGATGAGTACGAACGACATCGCCAAGAAATGAAATATCCAGAGGTCATTGATCATATTTTGAAAACGCAAGTAAATCAATTAATACAATGGATAAGACAAAGAAAAGGTCCCTTTGCACCAGATTTTGTTGATTTGTGGTATGAAAGATACTTAACGTACAGAAGTTAA
- a CDS encoding ABC transporter ATP-binding protein, whose translation MDSIKRYMTFVKPYRWQIIGTIIIGIVKFAIPLLIPLLLKYVIDDIINNTTLDQATKMSNLWTIMIITMIIFIVVRPPIEYYRQYFAQWTSNKILYDIRDQLFMHLQKLSLKYYSNTRAGEVISRVINDVEQTKNFILTGLMNLWLDAVTILITIGIMFTMDVKLTFVSIILLPFYALSVSYFFGNLRKLTRERSQALAGVQSFLHERVQGISVIKSFATEDHEQKHFQKYNNTFLEKAVDHTKWNAKAFAVVNTITDISPLIVIAYSGYQVLNGDLSLGAMMAFFAYIERLYNPLRRLVNSSTTLTQSIASMDRVFDLIDEKYDIQDKPNAVPCRNVKGDITFEEVDFAYDTKDPKVLNNISLHIKQGETVAFVGMSGGGKSSLISLIPRFFDVTGGRILLDGKDIRDLQARSLRDQIGMVLQENILFSESIRENIMIGNPNAAEEEVIAAAKAANAHDFIMQLPEGYETKVGERGVKLSGGQKQRVAIARVFLKNPPILILDEATSALDLESEQSIQESIEALAKDRTTLIVAHRLSTITHADRIILIEHGKIMEDGTHDELMKLQGHYHDLFQIQQLGN comes from the coding sequence GTGGATAGTATTAAAAGGTATATGACCTTTGTAAAGCCATACCGATGGCAAATCATTGGGACAATCATCATCGGTATTGTGAAATTTGCGATACCGCTATTAATACCATTGCTATTGAAGTACGTAATCGATGACATAATCAATAACACGACCTTAGACCAGGCAACTAAAATGAGTAATCTATGGACAATCATGATCATCACGATGATTATTTTTATTGTGGTGAGACCGCCGATTGAATATTACCGTCAATATTTCGCACAATGGACTTCTAATAAAATATTATATGATATCAGAGATCAGCTTTTTATGCACCTGCAAAAATTAAGCTTGAAGTATTATTCCAATACCCGTGCAGGAGAAGTTATTTCCCGTGTAATAAATGATGTGGAACAAACGAAAAACTTCATTTTGACTGGTTTAATGAACTTATGGTTAGATGCCGTAACGATTTTAATCACAATTGGAATCATGTTTACGATGGATGTGAAGTTAACCTTTGTCTCTATTATTTTGTTACCGTTTTATGCCCTTTCCGTAAGCTATTTCTTCGGTAATTTACGTAAATTAACAAGAGAAAGATCCCAGGCTTTAGCTGGTGTGCAAAGCTTTTTACATGAAAGAGTTCAAGGGATTTCTGTTATTAAAAGCTTTGCTACCGAAGATCATGAACAAAAGCATTTTCAAAAGTATAATAATACCTTTTTAGAAAAAGCAGTCGATCATACGAAATGGAATGCTAAAGCATTTGCTGTAGTTAATACCATTACCGATATTTCTCCATTGATTGTGATTGCTTATTCAGGCTATCAAGTGTTGAATGGCGATTTATCTTTAGGAGCGATGATGGCATTTTTTGCTTATATTGAAAGATTGTATAATCCATTAAGAAGACTAGTGAATTCCTCCACGACGTTGACGCAATCGATCGCGTCCATGGACCGGGTATTTGATTTAATTGATGAAAAATACGATATTCAAGATAAGCCAAATGCTGTTCCTTGTAGAAATGTAAAAGGAGACATTACTTTTGAAGAAGTGGATTTTGCCTATGATACAAAAGATCCGAAAGTGTTAAATAATATTTCCTTACATATTAAGCAAGGAGAGACAGTGGCTTTTGTGGGAATGAGCGGTGGAGGTAAGTCCTCGTTAATCAGTCTTATTCCGAGATTCTTTGATGTTACCGGTGGAAGAATTCTCTTAGATGGAAAAGATATACGAGATTTGCAAGCGCGTTCCTTAAGAGACCAAATCGGTATGGTTCTACAAGAAAATATTCTCTTTAGTGAATCGATTAGAGAGAATATTATGATTGGAAACCCGAATGCAGCGGAAGAGGAAGTGATTGCAGCTGCAAAAGCGGCGAATGCCCATGACTTTATTATGCAGTTGCCGGAAGGGTATGAAACGAAAGTAGGAGAACGAGGCGTGAAATTAAGTGGGGGACAAAAGCAAAGAGTAGCTATTGCTCGCGTGTTCTTGAAAAATCCGCCCATCTTAATTTTGGACGAGGCAACTTCTGCTTTAGACTTAGAAAGTGAACAATCGATTCAAGAGTCTATTGAAGCATTGGCAAAAGATAGAACGACTTTAATTGTGGCTCATCGTCTATCTACTATTACGCATGCTGATCGGATTATCTTAATCGAACACGGTAAAATCATGGAAGATGGCACACATGATGAACTGATGAAGTTACAAGGTCATTATCATGATCTATTTCAAATACAACAATTAGGAAATTAA
- a CDS encoding FUSC family protein, producing MTLGARILKTGIAIVLALFLAQLLNAPTPVFAGISAIFAIQPTVYRSYLSIIEQVQGNIIGAIIAVIFVLSFGNNVFIIGLAAIIVITINLKLNLEKTITLSVVTLIAIMESPTDDFITFAIIRFSTVMLGILSASTVNLIFLPPKYENKLYNHISDMSEEITKWIRLNIRHASEHSLLKNDIDKMSDRLMKIDQLYTLYKEERNYFKKTTLLKTRKLVIYRQMIATLKKSFQTLKKIHRYENELLSLPEELQHIIQQQLDCLIHHHEHVMLKFIGKVKPNVVFEEGSISLDRNMLFQELMNYYKETELTVHENEEELKQYHMMQIVSAIIEYDENVEHLDTLITSIQVHHQHEADVTIEE from the coding sequence AATCGCCATCGTTTTAGCTTTATTTTTAGCACAACTATTAAATGCACCAACTCCTGTTTTCGCAGGAATTTCTGCCATTTTTGCCATACAACCAACCGTCTATCGATCTTATTTATCTATTATCGAACAAGTACAAGGCAATATCATTGGCGCTATTATTGCAGTCATCTTTGTATTAAGCTTTGGAAACAATGTCTTTATCATCGGACTTGCAGCAATCATTGTTATTACCATCAACTTGAAATTAAACTTAGAAAAAACGATTACGTTATCCGTGGTAACACTAATCGCGATTATGGAGTCACCGACAGATGATTTCATTACCTTTGCGATAATCCGTTTTTCCACCGTGATGCTAGGAATTCTTTCTGCATCGACCGTCAATCTGATTTTTCTACCACCTAAGTATGAAAATAAATTGTACAATCATATTTCTGATATGAGTGAGGAAATAACGAAGTGGATTCGTTTGAACATTAGACATGCCTCTGAGCACAGCCTACTAAAGAACGATATTGATAAAATGTCTGATCGGTTAATGAAAATAGATCAATTATATACGCTCTATAAAGAAGAACGAAATTACTTCAAAAAGACAACCTTATTAAAAACAAGGAAATTAGTAATTTATCGTCAAATGATTGCGACATTGAAAAAATCTTTTCAAACATTGAAAAAGATTCATCGTTATGAAAATGAGCTATTGAGCTTGCCAGAAGAGTTACAGCATATCATCCAGCAACAGCTCGACTGTCTGATTCATCATCACGAACATGTTATGCTTAAATTTATTGGCAAAGTAAAGCCAAATGTTGTTTTTGAAGAAGGCAGCATTTCTCTTGACCGTAACATGCTGTTTCAGGAATTAATGAATTACTATAAAGAGACAGAGTTAACGGTGCATGAAAATGAAGAAGAATTGAAGCAATACCATATGATGCAAATCGTCTCTGCTATCATTGAATATGACGAGAATGTAGAGCATCTTGATACATTAATTACGTCCATTCAAGTGCATCATCAGCATGAGGCTGATGTAACGATTGAAGAATAA